The genomic interval CGAAGAAGACCTTGACCGCATCGGAGATCAGCGAGGCCGCCCCGGCGGGGTGGACGCTCGACGGTGAGCAGCTCACCGCCCGCTTCGCCACGGGCGACTTCGCCACCGGGCTCGCCCTCGTGGACCGCATCGGCGCCTCGGCAGAGGAGGCGAATCACCACCCGGACATCGTGCTGACGTATCCGGAGGTCACGGTGACGCTGTCCAGCCACGACGTCGGCGGCATCACCTCGCGGGACATCGACCTCGCACGGCTGGCCAGCGGGCACGCGGAGGCGTTGGGTGTCGCGGTGGGCGAGGGGTGACGCAGGCCTTCCTGCCCCGTCGATCGTGAGGCTCGGGACGGACGCAGGGATCGTCGACCGCTGCGGAGACGGCGGATAGCAAGCGGAGAGCACGGGCGTCGGGTGACACAGAGTCCGCCATCGGCACAGCAGGAGATCCGCGCGAATCGGCGGAGGTTCAGAGACCGCTCGCCAGCTGCTCCCAAGTCTCCTCGAGGCCGCGCGCGATCCGGCGGTCGCGAGCCGAGGACTCACGCAGCCACGCGAGAGACGTCGGCCCCATGGCGAGGAGCTGCGAGTAGTTCAGGGCCAGCGGGTTCATGCCGAACAGCACGCCGGTCTTGAGCAGCGTGCCCGACGTCGCGAGGGAGTGGCCCATCAGCAGCATGGAGCGCAACTTGAGCGTCTCGCGCTTGCGCTGCGCCGGGTCGACTCCTCGGGCGAAGCCGTCGAGCAGCCAGTAGGCGTGGATGATCATCTCGACAGTGCCGGGGACGACGCCCATCGAGAAGCAGTGCCGCAGGTCGTAGCCGTGCGTGTACATGAACCGCGCGACGTCGGTCCAGGGCACCTTCACCCCGGACGGGCCGAGCGCGAAGGGCGACGCGACGGTGCCGAGCTGGAGCAGGGAGAACAGGGGAGCGGGCAATCCCGCGGGTGTGTACACGTCCGAGAGCAGATGTCGGATCTGCATCAGGAGCGCGGAGATCAGATCGACCGGGACGCTGCCGGTGGCCACCTGCACGACCTTCCCCGCCTTGTCGACGTACGTGCCCGTGCCGTGCATGATGTCCGCGACGCCGCAGAGGAAACCGAGCAGGGGATCATGCCCGAAGCTCTGCAGTCGGTGCGTCGCGGGCCGCATCCCGTCCACCAGCCCTCCGGTGGCAGCGTTCGTCGCCGCGTCGTACGGGACCTTCGCGGTGGCCTCGAAGCGGCGCAG from Brachybacterium kimchii carries:
- a CDS encoding 4a-hydroxytetrahydrobiopterin dehydratase, whose protein sequence is MADPKKTLTASEISEAAPAGWTLDGEQLTARFATGDFATGLALVDRIGASAEEANHHPDIVLTYPEVTVTLSSHDVGGITSRDIDLARLASGHAEALGVAVGEG